A genome region from Flavobacterium sp. CFS9 includes the following:
- a CDS encoding S1 RNA-binding domain-containing protein: MIEIGKYNTLTILRDTKVGLFLGNPEKDPEGIHDILLPNKYVPNEFEIGEELIVFVYLDHEQRPVATTLEPYILLNEFALLRVNYINNVGAFMDWGMEKDILVPFKEQARPMEKGKRYLVYLYMDKKTNRLVASSKTNQFLSNEQLTVEKGEEVELIVSHITEIGINVIINEKHKGLLYKDEVYDDAIRTGDRMRGYIKNIRPDHKIDVALQVQGYQSIEPNAEKILDELRASRGFLRLNDNSHPEDIKTVLKMSKKTFKKAIGALYKEKLIEIKEDGIYLVKE; this comes from the coding sequence ATGATTGAAATAGGAAAATACAATACCCTTACTATACTTCGTGATACCAAAGTTGGTTTATTTTTAGGAAATCCTGAAAAAGACCCGGAAGGAATTCATGATATTTTATTGCCAAACAAATACGTTCCGAACGAATTTGAAATTGGTGAAGAATTAATCGTTTTTGTTTATTTGGATCACGAACAGCGTCCGGTAGCAACCACTTTAGAACCTTACATTCTTTTAAATGAATTTGCTTTATTGAGAGTAAACTACATTAATAACGTAGGTGCTTTTATGGATTGGGGAATGGAAAAAGACATTCTTGTTCCGTTTAAAGAACAAGCTCGTCCGATGGAAAAAGGTAAACGTTACTTGGTTTATTTGTATATGGACAAAAAAACAAATCGTTTGGTAGCATCAAGCAAAACCAATCAGTTTTTGAGCAATGAGCAGCTGACCGTTGAAAAAGGGGAGGAAGTAGAATTGATTGTTTCTCATATTACAGAGATTGGTATTAATGTAATTATTAATGAGAAACACAAAGGATTGCTGTACAAAGACGAGGTATATGATGACGCCATCAGAACCGGAGACAGAATGCGTGGTTACATTAAAAACATTCGTCCTGATCATAAAATCGACGTTGCATTGCAAGTTCAGGGATACCAAAGTATTGAGCCAAATGCAGAGAAAATTTTAGATGAATTAAGAGCCAGTCGCGGTTTCTTACGTTTGAATGATAATTCGCATCCTGAAGACATTAAAACGGTACTCAAAATGAGTAAAAAAACATTTAAAAAGGCAATTGGAGCTTTGTATAAAGAAAAACTCATTGAAATAAAAGAAGACGGAATTTATTTGGTAAAAGAGTAA
- the menD gene encoding 2-succinyl-5-enolpyruvyl-6-hydroxy-3-cyclohexene-1-carboxylic-acid synthase, with amino-acid sequence MIYPKIALAQSIIEICSGKGITNIIISPGSRNAPLTIGFAQNPNFNCYSIADERCAAFFALGIAQQTKMPTAVVCTSGSALLNYYPAVAEAFYSQIPLIVISADRPQSKIDIGDGQTIRQENVFQNHSVYNANLTEEASTENDLKINKAIEMAILQKGPVHINAPFEEPLYETVSELSVKPTITQLKEIIETKIIENKAEAVSVWNTSKRKLILIGGINEANSVDREILENFAKDPSIVVLTETTSNLHHPSFINSIDTLITPFDDADFKDLEPEVLITFGGMIVSKRIKAFLRKYKPEHHWHIDTLRAYDTFNALTKHFVMEPNDFFKELLQETEFVSSDYFSKIDKIYDLRKIRKEEYLRKIAFSDFKVFEKIIGSLPKNSQLQISNSSAIRYAQLIETDPSIEVYCNRGTSGIDGSTSTAIGAALASGKQTVFITGDISFLYDSNALWNSYIPENFKIILINNGGGGIFRILPGHEEKPVFNTYFETSHHLTAEHLAKMYKINYFTAKDEESLTGGIKSLYETNNAPCILEVFTPTLENDVVLKQYFKELI; translated from the coding sequence ATGATTTACCCCAAAATAGCGCTTGCACAAAGCATTATCGAAATTTGCTCAGGCAAAGGAATCACTAATATTATTATTTCTCCGGGATCAAGAAATGCTCCTCTAACGATAGGATTTGCTCAAAACCCTAATTTTAACTGTTACAGTATTGCCGATGAGCGCTGCGCTGCTTTTTTTGCATTAGGAATTGCCCAGCAAACTAAAATGCCTACCGCAGTTGTTTGTACTTCGGGTTCAGCCTTGTTAAACTATTATCCGGCTGTAGCAGAAGCATTTTACAGTCAGATTCCACTTATTGTTATTTCGGCCGACCGTCCGCAAAGCAAGATTGATATTGGTGACGGACAAACCATTCGTCAGGAGAATGTTTTTCAGAATCATTCTGTTTATAATGCAAATTTGACTGAAGAAGCTTCAACAGAAAATGATTTAAAGATCAACAAAGCTATAGAAATGGCTATACTTCAAAAAGGTCCTGTTCATATTAATGCCCCTTTTGAAGAACCTTTGTACGAAACTGTTTCAGAACTTTCTGTAAAACCAACTATTACCCAGTTAAAGGAAATTATCGAAACAAAAATCATAGAAAATAAAGCAGAAGCTGTTTCCGTTTGGAATACTTCAAAAAGAAAATTAATTCTGATTGGGGGAATAAACGAAGCCAATTCTGTCGATAGAGAAATTCTGGAAAACTTCGCCAAAGATCCTTCAATTGTAGTACTTACAGAGACCACATCCAATTTGCATCATCCGAGTTTTATTAACAGCATCGATACTTTAATTACACCATTTGATGATGCTGATTTTAAAGATCTTGAGCCTGAGGTTTTAATTACCTTTGGAGGTATGATTGTGTCCAAACGTATTAAAGCCTTTTTACGAAAATACAAACCTGAACATCACTGGCACATAGATACTTTACGTGCTTACGATACATTCAATGCTTTAACGAAGCATTTTGTAATGGAACCTAATGACTTTTTCAAAGAATTGCTTCAGGAAACAGAATTCGTTTCAAGCGATTATTTTTCTAAAATTGATAAAATTTACGATTTAAGAAAAATCAGAAAAGAAGAATATCTGCGTAAAATTGCGTTCTCAGATTTTAAAGTATTTGAAAAAATAATCGGGTCACTTCCTAAAAACAGTCAGTTGCAAATTAGCAATAGTTCGGCCATTAGATATGCACAGTTAATTGAGACTGATCCTTCGATTGAAGTGTATTGTAACCGCGGAACCAGTGGAATTGACGGAAGTACTTCGACTGCCATAGGAGCTGCTTTAGCAAGCGGAAAACAAACTGTTTTTATTACCGGTGACATTAGTTTTCTCTACGACAGCAATGCTTTATGGAATTCGTACATACCTGAAAATTTCAAGATTATTTTAATCAATAATGGTGGAGGGGGGATTTTTAGGATTTTACCGGGACACGAAGAAAAACCGGTTTTTAATACCTATTTCGAAACCTCACATCATTTGACCGCTGAGCATTTGGCCAAAATGTATAAGATCAATTATTTTACAGCGAAAGATGAGGAATCTTTAACAGGAGGAATTAAGTCGCTTTATGAGACAAACAATGCTCCTTGTATTTTGGAAGTATTCACGCCAACTTTGGAGAATGATGTTGTTTTAAAACAATACTTTAAAGAATTGATTTAA
- a CDS encoding M28 family metallopeptidase: MKKTIFYSIFTFLFITHISTSQVTEDPEIKKMIGEIKAENLEATIHKLVSFGTRHTLSDTKSKTKGIGAAQQWVKSEFDRFALESGGRLTSKIDYFDVKADGKRIAKDSQIGNVIATLKGTDPNDNRVLIISGHLDSRVSDVMNVKSDAPGANDDGSGVAAVIELAKVMSKRSFPATIIFVAVTGEEQGLYGARHLAELAKTANWNIVAMLNNDMIGNSLSSGTNLRDNTQIRVFSETIPFTETEEEAKMRKATNRDNDSPSRLLARYIKTVTEQYVDQLKVKLVYRNDRFLRGGDHTPFSQNGFTAVRFCEMNENFNHQHQDLRTENGIQYGDLAEFMDFDYLRKNTCSNLATLANLAWSPKAPVNVGIEVKELSNSSALAWTAPEGQTPFGYQILMRETSSSHWEKTFFVKETKAEIPYSKDNYFFAIQSVDALGHASLPVFPIPIR; the protein is encoded by the coding sequence ATGAAAAAGACCATTTTCTACTCTATTTTTACTTTCTTATTTATTACTCATATTTCCACTTCACAGGTCACAGAGGATCCCGAAATCAAAAAAATGATCGGAGAAATCAAAGCCGAAAATCTCGAAGCAACTATACACAAATTAGTTTCTTTCGGCACCAGACATACACTTAGCGATACCAAAAGTAAAACCAAAGGCATTGGCGCAGCACAGCAATGGGTGAAATCGGAGTTTGATAGATTTGCGCTGGAGTCCGGCGGAAGGCTGACTTCTAAAATTGATTATTTTGATGTAAAAGCCGATGGAAAGCGAATTGCCAAAGACAGTCAGATCGGAAATGTGATAGCCACCTTAAAAGGCACCGATCCAAACGATAACCGTGTTCTTATCATCAGCGGACACCTTGATTCGAGAGTTTCTGATGTTATGAATGTCAAATCTGATGCTCCTGGTGCTAATGATGACGGTTCCGGTGTTGCTGCGGTTATTGAACTGGCCAAAGTAATGAGCAAAAGATCATTTCCCGCTACCATCATTTTTGTCGCCGTAACCGGTGAAGAACAAGGGCTTTACGGTGCCCGTCATTTAGCAGAATTGGCCAAAACAGCCAACTGGAATATTGTAGCTATGCTTAATAACGATATGATTGGTAATAGTCTCTCAAGCGGTACCAATTTAAGAGATAACACTCAAATCAGAGTTTTTAGCGAGACCATTCCGTTTACAGAAACTGAAGAGGAAGCCAAGATGCGCAAGGCAACAAACCGTGATAACGACAGTCCGTCACGATTATTGGCTCGTTATATCAAAACTGTCACAGAGCAATATGTAGATCAGTTAAAAGTGAAACTGGTTTACAGAAACGATCGTTTTCTTCGTGGCGGAGACCATACTCCGTTCAGTCAAAACGGCTTTACCGCTGTTCGTTTCTGCGAAATGAATGAAAATTTCAATCATCAGCATCAGGATTTAAGAACTGAAAATGGTATTCAATACGGTGATCTTGCTGAATTCATGGATTTTGACTATTTGAGAAAAAATACCTGCTCAAACTTAGCAACACTGGCTAATTTGGCATGGTCGCCAAAAGCTCCTGTAAATGTGGGGATCGAAGTAAAAGAACTTTCCAATTCTTCTGCTTTAGCCTGGACTGCACCTGAAGGACAAACGCCTTTTGGTTATCAGATTTTAATGAGAGAAACTTCGTCATCACATTGGGAGAAAACTTTTTTTGTGAAAGAAACCAAGGCCGAAATTCCATATTCTAAAGACAATTACTTTTTTGCCATACAAAGTGTTGATGCTTTAGGACATGCCAGTTTACCAGTATTTCCGATTCCAATTCGTTAA